The nucleotide sequence CATTTTAAAACCGCTCAAGGGGAAAACAATTAAGAGCATTTAAACTAAAGAGAATTGTTTTCACGCGACcagcacctgcagcaggatCAGAACAAAAAGGCCGTCGCCTCGACAACACGGCTTCAAATGTTTGCTCCATTATAATTAAGAATGATCCATTTTATATATGGTACACTACAGATACACAGGTGGTTCAGATCTTAAATATTCAAGCTGCATAAGAAAACACCATTCactactgcaaaaaaaaactatgtcAGAAAATTAGAAGAGTGGATCCATACATTAATCACAAGGTATATATGGATGCTGTAGAGTGAGTATTCATATTAGATGCAATTGTATAGTCATAAAAGAAAGATGAAGATTTGGGTTTTTAATATTGTACTTAATAAAATGTACAGTTTAAAACATAAGCAGAATATATACACGATACTGTGGTTTAACCGACTTGTTACTTCGCTTGCAGAAAGAAAACTGATGTTTCAGGGTTCAAATCAGGAAGCCGGTCTGCCCTCCTTCTGGTTCATATAGGAACGGCTTTAAATAAAACCACCATGCTGAAAGCTACAACGCCGATGACGGGTCACCAAGTACCAGCTGCCTTTGCCTAATCCGGTCTGTTACATAACAAGAGATCACGAGAGCAAACTGAAGGACTGctgggaaggaggagagagagagagagacagagacagagacagagagagagagcaaacagCTAGGCAGTGATAAAAAGGAGCTCATATTCCCTGGTGCCCAATTATTGAGAcgtgaagaggaagagcgtgAAGCCACCACGTCAGAGCCGTCGTGAGGGTCGCCGTCACGCCGTCCATTCCGCTGTACAAAATCCAAATGATTCAATTTGGATTGTaggaaaaaatagaaaatggcttatttattttggttaaGGTGCGTTTGAGGTTGCAAACATGTAAAAGGTGACGGACGTTATTCAGTGGTAAAAGCACACCTGATTAAAAGAAACTCAGCACTCGAGCTCGACTCGGTGGGTTCTCATTCAGCCAATAGGAGCTTTTGCAGACAACCAGGAAAAAGCCCGAGAACTCACGGCTTTCAGGAGAAGGTCGTCGTCTTCGTTATCGGTGAGGTCCGAGCCAGGCTGTCCTCTGTGATCCTTCAAATGTGGCTTCCGGCTGTACGTGTAGTGAGGTCTGGGCCGTCCTAGCAGCAGCCGACCTTCAGGGCAAGACTCATCTTGTCCCATCTGGAAAGGCAGCAAGTGTCTCTGTAAAatgtagcacacacacatttaaatccGATAATATTAAGTCAgggtttcggggggggggggggggcgggtctcACCATCGCCTGTCTCTGACACTGCCGTAGTCGACATTTCTGCCTCTTCTTGTTGCTGCCGCCGAATTTGGGTTTGTCCGCACAGAAGTCACACGTGCCGCAGTCTTTCTTGAGACAGGCTTCACAATCCCCACAGGCTCGTCGCCTCCGCTTCTTATGCCACTGAAAACGAGAGAAATCACAaagtaatacaaaaacaaagaagcgAGAGAGTGTCGTTCCCCCATTCCTGCAAGGAGCAACTGGATCGTTAGAAATCTGGTGCTGAAACCGCTCGACGTTTTCACCTACTCCCGAATTTtcctcggtgaagtcgtgcaacatgtaacagtcaTCGCCGATCATCCACCCAAAAATAGCAATGCTGCCCCCAACAGGTGCATGTCCTCATTACAGCAtaggagaggtctgatattcactgatGACATGCTCAGAACCGTCCTCTGCGTATAATACATTTCGGTCAAATACCGTCTGAGTGACCTCTCCGTCACAttacgggggtggggggggggggtcaaaaactcacatcgtcgtcgtcgtcagtCGACATATCCTCGTCGTCATCGACATCCACGTTGGCTGAGAAGTTCTCCGTGTCACTGCTTCTGAGACCCGAGTTCTGTGTGAATAACACCATCATCACGCAGTGGCAAAGAATGATGGGTAATAATCTACAGGTGAAATCTGGTCTCATATTGTTTACCTGTGAGTCTGCTACTTCactctgtaaaataaataaataagaaatgatcaaaaattaaaaaatcagtGATTAAGTCAGTGTCCAGTTTTCCCCAGTAGAAACTATTATAGCATCATGTGAACGGGACCATCTGAAAGGAATCCATAAAACTATACCGACGTGGATATCATTACCTTGAATCCCAGACTGTCATCGTGCGATTCGGTGACGTCATCGTAGTGAAACTGCTGCACGAAGTTTCCACTTCCAAAGCCCTGATGGAACAAAATCGTGCAAAGTGACGATTAAAATACCTTAAAATCGAAGAGTATTTCATTGTTCTTGTGCAATTGCTAAGAGCCGAGCGCGTAACTGGAGGAGAACGAGTGAGCTGCGTTTATTTGATTATATTCGTGTCTAAGGAAATAGTACATATCAGGTTCAAAATAAATTAGCCGCTTTGCCGGCTCACCTTGCGAATGGGACATATACATCGGCGCTTCCGGCAAAGCCGTTTCCGGGACTCTGGGCTCTCTAGCTCGAGCTTACAGTTGGCGCACTGCCCACAGTTCACCACGTTGTGACATCCCACACACTGCCCACacggaatccactggaggagacGAGAACAACCGAAAACCAGGTTAGTCGGCGCAAGTTTGTGCATGCTTACACATTTTAACTTCTAGATCCAAATAGCCTTCCTGGTGGGGAATAAGGACGTTTACTTTTACCTTTCTGAAACGAATCATCGGATGCTCTTTCGTCTTTGAGGCCGCTGAAAGACACCAACATTTTCAAGTCAATAAATCTGGACATTTCGCTTACTTAGGATTTTCACAAATGTCTGCTGTGTCTATCATTGTGTCGCCAACATTAGAGTATTCATGACAGCGACGTACCCCAACAGGTGGGGCAGCAGGGTCTCTTCCTTTGTTTGTCATACCATGTGCCTGTGAAGGAAATATCGCATTTGGAACAAatcctgccaaaaaaaaacccccaaaaagaCAAGAATGCTTTAGTCTGTGTGTTCTGTTAATTACACCAGAAGCTTTCATCATCAAGGTAAAGACCTGAAAAATGAACGCAAGTGATAAACAACTCACAGACAGTTGTCTTCTGACGCAATTTCTCCATTTATGGCGGGGAGTGGGTACAGCCTGGAAGACGACGAGGGACAAGGAAGCTTAACCATATCTTCCATTGGCTGATCTGCGTTACGGGAACCTCGATTCGGTGTTCCTGCTGCACTCCGTGAGGGGACACTGTGGACGGAATCCGGCGTGTCGGTGCCCTCGCCTCGGTCTACCCAGCTGGACTCCGAGGAAGATCGCTCTTGTATCCTTCTCTAATGACATagaaagggggcgggggggcggggtcataAAGGCACGTACATCTTACACCTGAGAAGAAGAGGCACGGAATGTCATTCCTCCTTTTTCTAATGATGTCGTGTTGGAAATACTCATGGAAAAAATATTAGGGGTGAATATGCTTCCTTTCTACTCCCGTAGTCGTCCATTGTGAGATCTCTTAAAGAGATGTTTGACCGTCAACGTTTGTTTGAACCAcctttattatattttattttaaggtgGTTTGCAAATTATGCAACAAAAATGTAACCAACGGTGAGCTGATTggccacaaacaggaagtgggcaGCATTTTCCATTACTTCCTTCCTTACATGCTTTGAAGTAAAAGTGGGCGATACCTTTATTCTATTTCGAACTCTTGCAGGAGCTTCACCATCGTAGAACTTCCCTGTCTTGAAGTCAAATGTGGATAAGTCAAGAAACTGAACCACTGAAAGCAGTTCTACCCTGCTTCTCACTCGTTCACCGCGGGGACTGCAAGAAAGAGTTGGAGGACTACCATCAAAATACAGGCTTCCGTCTCTTTAtagcagtaaaaataaataaattaagtgcTGTATTTATCTGTAGTATTCATCTCTGTAGTCCACACTGCTGAAGATCAAATAGGTCCTTTACCTCATGTAGTATACGTCCGTCTGCCCGACGCTGGAGCCTGAACGCCGGACAACTCCTTTGCGTTTCCAACCCTCTCCGAGTACCGGCCAATCAAGCCATCCGTCATCAGCATTTCGCTTGCGGTGGGGAACAAAGATCCTGATTCTAAGAGAAGGTGATCATTATTTGAGAGACAGTTATTAACTAAATGTGATGCCGTCCAAGAAGATGCTAATGAGCTAAAGCTGTGTGTGTTACACCTTAATGCACAGGAGGCAAACTTCCCTAATGGGAGGATCCTTTCAGCATCACTTGAAAACAAAGTCAGTTTCTCAGATTCACTGTTTAATTGTTATAACGGATATTAACAGATTTCATATCCTAGCAAATAATGGAATCAGCTTTTTCCATTATTAATTTGAATCAGATTCTCTATCAATGAAATTCTGAGCAGTTCAGCATCTCCTAACATGTAATCAGCTCCTCGATGACAAAAACAATGTTGTGGCTCCTCACTTACACGTGGATATACAAAGTTCGAGTCTCAGAAAAGGTGACTCAACCTACCGATGAGGCTTTTTTGAGGCCATCTCGCTGCCGACAATGCTCTCACTCCTTTCACTTTCTCCTGCCACGCTGTCCTCATCTAGATCATTTCTACCAGGACTGTAGCCATCCTCGCCGTCGTCCTCAAGAGGCTCAAACCAGTCCACGGCAGGATCACCAGCAGCAGTTTTTGCCTCTTCCATTGCATCATCTGATTTCGCATCTACCCGATCTGAGCGGGGACTTTCCTTCGTATCAAGTACGTCTGAATATATCGCAGAGATGTTCTCAGTTTCAGtgctctttttctctttgctttgtcccacatcttctcctctgctctcaaGAGGTTTCTTGTTCATTGATGCTCCAGTTTGGTCCAGAAATGCTCCAATGGGTTCTCCTGAAGATAAATATGATATACGCTATGGTCAATTTTGCATACCATTTAAAGTGTTGTATTTCAACATTGTCCTCAAATTTGGCCCATTGACATTAACCTCTTGGGCAGGAAACTGTCTGCATAGTTGTTTGACACTGATCAGTTCCTCATGTCACTACTGTAAtcctgaaaaacagaaagatgtttaactagaaaagcactcagagcacagacctcctccaagcagctcttccccctcctaattagatttacaccgtccacacggtgatctggatcatcatcaaaaaggttctgaattgttcttgacatctttatataccaaccatggaaagtaaaagtgaatcggaattgatttttaaatccataaattagGGTTTTActgttaacattttatattttttcctgacctcatcctggGTCAGACACAGAATACATTTAGCATGATAGTGCGTATTGGGTGGGCCCCTTTACGAGTGTAATTTTTGTtcagtgaattgaatgcatatattgattttttttcaacattCATCCAGCgatttttccgtaatcctgctaataaacagacaaacgccgtcAAAAATATAAACTCCTTGTCGGACGTATAAGCAGATGAAACATGTTGTACGACCAAAACCTGTTACAACACGCACGGATAACATTGTCCGACAATCAAGTCACTCGAGGGAAACTTATTTAGCCGGACCAGCTAACAAACACGTACGTCTCAGTGCTAACATTGTAACAAACATTTACGTAGATACATGACGTTTCAATTTTTGGGCTTAAAAGACCAACTAGAAAGAGAGCCGTTCGCTATCTCGCCATTTCAGGCTATCTTGCTTGAATTATTGATTACCGGCAGTAAACTTATAGCTAACATTGTCTGCTAGCTAGCCTTAATTTTGCATCAGCGACACTAGCTCATCGCATTTGCTAGAAGAGTTCCGATTTGCGGATACATGCCAAACATTTAATGCGTGAATTATCTTTATaccacaaataccaccagtGCGCTGTAAACATGACTTACACGCGTACAGTATTATAACATTGGGTTTGTTTTTGATAAACACTAGCTAAAAATAGCTGTAAACCCCGACCACCGTTAGCTTCAGCTTCCCGGTGTTGGCTGTCTTTCTTCAGAATAGTGCATCGATACCCGCTTATAAATCCAACAAGACTTACACACCTGTAATGATATGTCATTCTGGATGCTTGACTTGACTTGAATTAGCACCACTTCGCTCTTCGATGGAGGAACTTGCGCAGTTAGCTCCCACGCAGCTAGCACGAGGGGGAAGGAGCATCGAACCaaagcagagcgagagagacacagcgaatgagctgcttggcggagtgagtgagtgagcagAATTATACTGTCATTTTCCATAAAACAATAACAGACACTATAATGT is from Brachionichthys hirsutus isolate HB-005 chromosome 8, CSIRO-AGI_Bhir_v1, whole genome shotgun sequence and encodes:
- the mbd1b gene encoding methyl-CpG-binding domain protein 1b; the encoded protein is MEEAKTAAGDPAVDWFEPLEDDGEDGYSPGRNDLDEDSVAGESERSESIVGSEMASKKPHRIFVPHRKRNADDGWLDWPVLGEGWKRKGVVRRSGSSVGQTDVYYMSPRGERVRSRVELLSVVQFLDLSTFDFKTGKFYDAASKTKEHPMIRFRKWIPCGQCVGCHNVVNCGQCANCKLELESPESRKRLCRKRRCICPIRKGFGSGNFVQQFHYDDVTESHDDSLGFKSEVADSQNSGLRSSDTENFSANVDVDDDEDMSTDDDDDWHKKRRRRACGDCEACLKKDCGTCDFCADKPKFGGSNKKRQKCRLRQCQRQAMRHLLPFQMGQDESCPEGRLLLGRPRPHYTYSRKPHLKDHRGQPGSDLTDNEDDDLLLKADTPRWDAEKFQTGSDSLKQAGDEEEEELPMITQIFSLADDPVGSGRDVEHQLMKLLQSLRSSVLPILWYAIMAEGPQLQLIQCSKKSNMTDTMVLIDPGFCYQITVQKQPLLPTHPLYDAYPGRLATVNEAVSLLLGLDEYAVCRGLPPKERFVDRDPLILERASTCDFLVKRKVSICTNCRALQGL